In Carya illinoinensis cultivar Pawnee chromosome 7, C.illinoinensisPawnee_v1, whole genome shotgun sequence, the following are encoded in one genomic region:
- the LOC122315201 gene encoding mediator of RNA polymerase II transcription subunit 14-like translates to MYWDVKINDQHFMDLWDLQKGSSSTPWGSGIRIANTSDIDSHIRYDPDGVVLSYRSVKANSIKKLVADIQRLSNARLFALGMQKLLGVRADEKLEECCTNSNVKAPTGIRGVPGTADKLSEQMRRAFRIEAVGLMSLWFSFGSGVLARFVVEWESSKEGCTMHVSLDQLWPHTKLLEDFINGAEVASLLDCIRLTAGPLHAVAAATRPARAGPVPGVPGVIAAMSSIPKQARYLTSSLGLLPGNSAMNVSQAGFVLVGNPAASSVTSNLANQGLHGAAMLAAAGRGGPGIVQSSLLPIDVSVVLRSPYWIQIIYRKNFTVDTCCFARD, encoded by the exons ATGTATTGGGATGTGAAAATTAATGATCAGCACTTCATGGATTTATGGGACCTTCAAAAAGGAAGCAGTAGTACACCATGGGGTTCTGGCATTCGCATAGCCAATACATCTGATATAGATTCTCATATTCGATATGATCCAGATGGTGTTGTTCTGAGTTATCGATCTGTTAAGGCTAATAGTATAAAGAAACTAGTGGCTGATATCCAAAGGCTCTCCAATGCAAGACTGTTTGCCCTTGGCATGCAGAAGCTGCTTGGAGTACGAGCAGATGAGAAGCTAGAAGAGTGTTGTACAAATTCTAATGTTAAAGCACCAACTGGAATCAGAGGTGTTCCTGGGACCGCTGATAAGTTATCAGAGCAGATGAGACGGGCATTTAGAATTGAGGCCGTTGGATTAATGAGCTTGTGGTTTAGTTTTGGTTCAGGGGTCTTAGCCCGCTTTGTTGTTGAGTGGGAATCAAGTAAAGAGGGTTGCACAATGCATGTCTCTCTTGACCAACTTTGGCCGCACACAAAG TTGCTTGAAGATTTTATAAATGGGGCTGAAGTTGCATCCCTTCTGGATTGTATTCGTCTGACTGCAGGGCCCTTGCATGCTGTTGCAGCTGCAACTCGACCTGCACGTGCGGGTCCTGTTCCAGGGGTCCCTGGGGTCATAGCAGCTATGTCTTCTATCCCAAAACAGGCAAGGTACTTGACATCATCTCTGGGTCTCTTGCCTGGCAATTCAGCCATGAATGTCAGTCAGGCTGGTTTTGTTCTTGTAGGGAACCCAGCTGCATCTTCTGTTACAAGCAACCTTGCCAATCAGGGCCTTCATGGAGCTGCAATGTTAGCTGCCGCTGGTCGTGGTGGCCCTGGCATTGTCCAAAGCTCATTGTTGCCCATTGATGTCTCTGTTGTGTTGCGTAGTCCATACTGGATACAAATCATATATCGCAAAAACTTTACAGTTGACACGTGCTGCTTTGCAAGAGATTAG
- the LOC122315202 gene encoding uncharacterized protein LOC122315202, with protein MQILEDEMNMSLLNWGKLLSFMPSAAGSNGGSEQGILPEIGLESSMQLSGCPRCFSSVVDEVFGHEKGPSTIIFSVKNISSYSTSPASYFGSPPMNLYAMKAATPSPKWDTGMQISQINNVAKVSSMDTHYIGSLHSSSNLKGP; from the coding sequence ATGCAGATTCTTGAGGATGAAATGAATATGAGCCTACTTAACTGGGGAAAGTTGCTTTCCTTTATGCCTAGTGCTGCAGGTTCTAACGGTGGTTCTGAACAAGGGATTCTTCCGGAAATTGGCCTTGAGAGTTCAATGCAGTTATCAGGATGTCCTCGTTGTTTTTCATCTGTTGTTGATGAAGTTTTTGGACATGAGAAAGGGCCATCCACAATTATATTCTCTGTTAAAAATATCTCTTCATATAGTACATCCCCTGCTTCTTATTTTGGATCTCCTCCAATGAATCTTTATGCCATGAAGGCTGCAACCCCCTCTCCTAAGTGGGACACAGGTATGCAGATATCACAGATAAATAACGTTGCAAAAGTTTCTAGTATGGACACCCATTATATTGGTTCTTTGCATTCCTCGAGCAATTTGAAGGGTCCTTAA